The proteins below are encoded in one region of Aquisphaera giovannonii:
- a CDS encoding prolipoprotein diacylglyceryl transferase, with translation MNRQIRWGLGLALSFPLAVASWGCSGEQVESGVKSTGQGVENAGKGLESGAKNVGEKIKESAAGGKLEGAAAATGNAIDKAGTKTGEVIEKAGQKIGEAGPAMGKAVEKAGEKLHDMKEKAGEAASNIKEKAGEAASNIKEKASNAIEKAGEKLKEAGDKVKGAADDATKKP, from the coding sequence ATGAACCGACAAATCCGATGGGGCCTGGGCCTGGCGCTGAGCTTCCCGCTGGCGGTGGCCTCCTGGGGCTGCAGCGGCGAGCAGGTCGAGTCCGGGGTCAAGTCCACGGGCCAGGGGGTCGAGAACGCCGGCAAGGGGCTGGAGTCCGGCGCCAAGAACGTGGGCGAGAAGATCAAGGAGTCCGCCGCCGGCGGCAAGCTGGAAGGGGCCGCGGCCGCGACCGGCAACGCCATCGACAAGGCCGGCACGAAGACCGGCGAGGTCATCGAGAAGGCCGGCCAGAAGATCGGCGAGGCCGGCCCGGCCATGGGCAAGGCGGTGGAGAAGGCCGGCGAGAAGCTCCACGACATGAAGGAGAAGGCCGGCGAGGCCGCCAGCAACATCAAGGAGAAGGCCGGCGAGGCCGCCAGCAACATCAAGGAGAAGGCGAGCAACGCCATCGAGAAGGCCGGCGAGAAGCTCAAGGAGGCCGGCGACAAGGTCAAGGGGGCGGCCGACGACGCCACCAAGAAGCCCTGA
- a CDS encoding BlaI/MecI/CopY family transcriptional regulator codes for MAKRPPTIPDSELDVLKVLWDKGQATVREALETLRSAGRQWSYATVATLLDRLETKGLITSDRSDLAFVYRPTISSQEVRQKRVTSLVDKLYEGEPGLLVLHLLKSHPLEPAQASEVRAVLDQMTGSPSKKKSK; via the coding sequence ATGGCCAAGCGTCCTCCCACGATCCCCGACTCCGAGCTGGACGTCCTGAAAGTCCTCTGGGACAAGGGACAGGCCACCGTCCGCGAGGCGCTCGAGACGCTCCGCTCGGCCGGCCGCCAGTGGTCCTACGCCACGGTCGCGACGCTGCTCGATCGGCTCGAGACCAAGGGCCTGATCACGAGCGACCGCAGCGACCTCGCCTTCGTCTACCGGCCGACGATCTCCTCGCAGGAGGTCCGCCAGAAGCGGGTGACCAGCCTCGTGGACAAGCTCTACGAGGGCGAGCCGGGCCTCCTGGTCCTCCACCTGCTGAAGTCGCACCCGCTCGAGCCCGCCCAGGCCAGCGAGGTCCGCGCCGTGCTCGACCAGATGACCGGCTCGCCTTCGAAGAAGAAGTCGAAGTGA
- a CDS encoding DUF4142 domain-containing protein, with the protein MKTRRCPLECDHLEARTLLSGSPGHVGAFLHAHAHVPTARPAHVAPPAARVMTAGPVTGGGLVNVPNAPAVADVTALQVAASDNNLVLFLSQFEALSGSNPATQQLALSILNDARNVDMALDGFAGGLAVTLPGNITGNNQALAQQMIAAARGGNVDQAFSSLIVQAEANLVTQLQQLSAGAQGASIRTFATGLVPTAQADLAAAQGTGTIAPVGTSPSSDTLSASDLNTLATYYAINVMERFLGQITVLVTNRSSLALYSAKLIGDHEQGALALGGYAASTATYLPAAIPSSAAPMASSVVAALRKVRPRNTARYDRTYLSQMIMGHTDALKLTAQVIATTQNPTLKQFALNVQPTIAMHLLAAKALMRGLN; encoded by the coding sequence ATGAAGACGCGTCGCTGCCCCCTGGAATGTGACCACCTCGAGGCGAGGACCTTGCTTTCGGGCTCCCCGGGGCACGTCGGGGCCTTCCTCCACGCCCACGCCCACGTCCCGACGGCCAGGCCGGCGCACGTCGCGCCCCCGGCCGCCCGGGTGATGACCGCGGGCCCGGTCACCGGCGGCGGGCTCGTGAACGTCCCCAACGCCCCCGCCGTCGCCGACGTCACGGCGCTTCAGGTCGCCGCCAGCGACAACAACCTGGTCCTCTTCCTGAGCCAGTTCGAGGCCCTCTCGGGCTCCAATCCGGCGACCCAGCAGCTGGCCCTCTCGATCCTCAACGACGCCCGCAACGTGGACATGGCCCTGGACGGGTTCGCGGGCGGCCTCGCCGTGACGCTCCCCGGCAACATCACGGGGAACAACCAGGCCCTCGCCCAGCAGATGATCGCCGCCGCGCGGGGGGGGAACGTGGACCAGGCGTTCTCCAGCCTGATCGTGCAGGCCGAGGCGAACCTGGTGACCCAGCTCCAGCAACTGTCCGCCGGCGCGCAGGGCGCGTCGATCCGCACCTTCGCGACCGGCCTCGTGCCGACGGCCCAGGCCGACCTGGCCGCCGCGCAGGGGACGGGGACGATCGCGCCCGTCGGGACGAGCCCGAGCAGCGACACCCTCTCGGCGTCCGACCTCAATACGCTCGCGACGTATTACGCGATCAACGTCATGGAGCGCTTCCTCGGGCAGATCACCGTCCTCGTCACGAACCGGAGCTCGCTCGCGCTCTACTCCGCGAAGCTGATCGGCGACCACGAGCAGGGGGCCCTCGCCCTCGGCGGGTATGCCGCCAGCACGGCGACGTATCTCCCGGCCGCGATCCCGTCCTCCGCCGCGCCGATGGCGAGCTCCGTCGTCGCCGCGCTTCGCAAGGTCCGCCCCAGGAACACCGCCCGCTACGATCGGACCTACCTGAGCCAGATGATCATGGGGCACACCGACGCCCTGAAGCTCACGGCTCAGGTCATCGCCACGACGCAGAACCCGACCCTGAAGCAGTTCGCCCTCAACGTCCAGCCGACCATCGCCATGCACCTGCTCGCCGCCAAGGCCCTCATGCGCGGCCTCAATTGA